Within the Jatrophihabitans sp. genome, the region CCGCCTGGCCGTGTCAGCCACGCTGCACTGCCTGACGGGCTGCGCCATCGGTGAAGTCCTCGGCATGGTGATCGGCACCGCCCTGGGCTGGTCGGACCTGCAGACCATCGCGCTGGCCGTGGCGCTGGCGTTCTTCTTC harbors:
- a CDS encoding DUF4396 domain-containing protein; the protein is MNHSTHTEPQDGKALTRLAVSATLHCLTGCAIGEVLGMVIGTALGWSDLQTIALAVALAFFF